The genomic interval TTGCGGGACGCAGCCGTCCAACTATCTTTGCCGCAGTTGCGTTTCACACCTGAGTTCGGGAAGGGTCAGAGTGGGTCCACAACGCCATAGACACCAGGAATGGAAACAGAACCTTGAAAGCTGCATAGTATTTGTCAACACCAACGATTTGAGGTCAAGCCCTCGGTCTATTAGTACGGCTCGACTTCATGTATTACTACACTTCCATCTACCGCCTATCAACGGGTGTTCTACCCGTGACCTTACTGGGTTACCCCATGAGAGCACTCATCTTGAGGTGGGCTTCCCACTTAGATGCTTTCAGCGGTTATCCGCTCCGCACATGGCTACCCTGCGTTTACCGTTGGCACGATAACAGGTACACCAGCGGTGCGTTCCTCCCGGTCCTCTCGTACTAAGGAGGAATCCTCTCAATGCTCTTACGCCTGCACCGGATATGGACCGAACTGTCTCACGACGTTCTGAACCCAGCTCACGTACCGCTTTAATGGGCGAACAGCCCAACCCTTGGGACGTACTACCGCCCCAGGTTGCGATGAGCCGACATCGAGGTGCCAAACCTCCGCGTCGATGTGAACTCTTGGCGGAGATCAGCCTGTTATCCCTAGAGTAACTTTTATCCGTTTAGCGACGGCCCTTCCACTCAGTGCCGTCGGATCACTAAGGCCGACTTTCGTCCCTGTTCGAGATGTACCTCTCACAGTCAAGCTCTCTTATGCCTTTACACTCTGCGGCTGATTTCCAACCAGCCTGAGAGAACCTTTGCGCGCCTCCGTTACCTTTTGGGAGGCGACCGCCCCAGTCAAACTGCCCACCTGAAACTGTTCCTCTGCCGGATAACGGCTTGAGGTTAGAATTCTAGCTTCACAAGAGTGGTATCTCACCGTTGGCTCCAATATCCCCACAAGGATATTCTCATAGCCTCCCACCTATCCTGCGCATGCAAAGCCCGAACCCAATTCCAGGCTACAGTAAAGCTTCATAGGGTCTTTCTGTCCAGGTGCAGGTAGTCCGTATCTTCACAGACAATCCTATTTCGCCGAGCCTCTCTCCGAGACAGCTCCCAGATCGTTACGCCTTTCGTGCGGGTCGGAACTTACCCGACAAGGAATTTCGCTACCTTAGGACCGTTATAGTTACGGCCGCCGTTCACCGGGGCTTCGGTCGCCAGCTTCGCTTGCGCTGACCGACTTCCTTAACCTTCCGGCACTGGGCAGGCGTCAGCCCCCATACATCGTCTTACGACTTAGCGGAGACCTGTGTTTTTGGTAAACAGTCGCCTGGGACTCTTCACTGCGACCACCTCGCGGTGGCACCCCTTCTCCCGAAGTTACGGGGCCATTTTGCCGAGTTCCTTAGAGAGAGTTATCTCGCGCCCTTGGGTATTCTCAACCTTCCCACCTGTGTCGGTTTAGGGTACGGGCAATTTGAAGTTAACGTGGTTAGAGCTTTTCTTGGAAGCTTGACATCATGCACTTCGGAGCCGTAGCCCCTCGTACTCACGCCTCAGCTCAGAGCGTTTTCACCGCTCCTCATCACCTCGAACGCTTGAACCGGTAACCAACATCCGGCTGCATTAGCCTTCTCCGTCCCTCTGCACAACTTCAAATCGGTACGGGAATATTAACCCGTTGTCCATCGACTACGCCATTTGGCCTCGCCTTAGGTCCCGACTAACCCTCCGCGGACGAGCCTTCCGGAGGAACCCTTGGGATTTCAGGGCATTGGATTCTCACCAATGTTTGCGCTACTCAAGCCGACATTCTCACTTCTGCTTCGTCCACACCTGCTTCCGCTGATGCTTCTCACTACAACAGAACGCTCCCCTACCGATATGTAAACATATCCCACAGCTTCGGTACATCATTTAGCCCCGTTCATTTTCGGCGCAGGAGCGCTTGACCAGTGAGCTATTACGCACTCTTTTAAGGATGGCTGCTTCTAGGCAAACCTCCTGGTTGTCTATGCACTCCCACCTCCTTAATCACTCAATGATGATTTGGGGACCTTAGCTGGTGGTCTGGGCTGTTTCCCTCTTGACGATGAAGCTTATCCCCCACCGTCTCACTGGTAGGATGTACATCTGGTATTCAGAGTTTGTCTCGATTTGGTACCGCTCTCGCAGCCCGCACCGAAACAGTGCTTTACCCCAGACTTAAACTCCTACCGCTGCGCCTCAACACATTTCGGGGAGAACCAGCTAGCTCCCGGTTCGATTGGCATTTCACCCCTAACCACAGGTCATCCGCCGATTTTTCAACATCGGTCGGTTCGGACCTCCACTTGGTGTTACCCAAGCTTCATCCTGCCCATGGTTAGATCACCGGGGTTCGGGTCTATAAACACTGACTTACGCCCTTTTCAGACTCGCTTTCGCTTTGACTTCGACATTCCCGTCTTAATCTGCCAGTGCCTATAAGTCGCCGGCTCATTCTTCAACAGGCACACGGTCAGTCGTTGAATCGACCTCCCATTGCTTGTAAGCTGATGGTTTCATGTTCTATTTCACTCCCCTCCCGGGGTTCTTTTCACCTTTCCCTCGCGGTACTGGTTCACTATCGGTCACACAGGAGTATTTAGCCTTACGAGGTGGTCCTCGCTGATTCACCCGGAATTCCACGTGCTCCAGGCTACTCGGGATTCAGCTAGTATCCTTTAACTTTCGACTACAGGACTTTCACCTTCTCTGGTGCAGGTCTCATCTGCTTCGTCTAGCCTCTAGATTCCATATCGCTGTCCCACAACCCCAAGATGCATGCACCTTGGTTTAGGCTCTTCCCGCTTCGCTCGCCGCTACTAGGGGAATCACGTTTGTTTTCTCTTCCTCCAGCTACTAAGATGTTTCAATTCGCTGGGTTCGCTCGCTCCTGCCTATGGATTCAGCAGGTCGTATGTAGGGTTGCCCCATTCGGAAATCACCGGATCACTGCTTGCTTCCAACTCCCCGGCGCATATCGTCGGTAACCACGTCCTTCTTCGCCTCTGTGTGCCTAGGTATCCACCATCAGCCCTTGATAGCTTGACCACTTACAACAACTTTCTCAAGTTGCACATTGGTGTCTGTGATTACTAGGCTCTAGACTATAAGCTCCAAATTGGCGGTCTCCCACCTCCTCTTTCTTATCATCTGTCACCTAGCTTTCTACCTGACAAATACTATGCAGTTTTCAAGGTTCTGACTGGACGAATCCAGCAGGCTCACTAATCTAACACATCCGCTGATTAGATAAGTTGCTGAACTCTCTTCCTCAAGCTACATCCCCTCAGACAAATAACAAATCGTTATCATCCAGTGGAGGTTAGCGGACTCGAACCGCTGACATCCTGCTTGCAAAGCAGGCGCTCTACCAACTGAGCTAAACCCCCAAATAAAAGGAAGTAAAAATTAGAAACAGAGCCTCAGGATATTTCCCTACTCCCTACTCCCTACTCCCTCCCTAAAGGTGGGCCATCCTGGACTCGAACCAGGGACCTCACCCTTATCAGGGGTGCGCTCTAACCACCTGAGCTAATAGCCCATAAAACCGAACCTTAATAGTTTGAAAGCCATCATCTAATCTCGACCGACCTTGGGATGACCAACTCTTGCTTAATAACACTGTGCTTTCAGCTTAAGAGTGGGTAGGTCTCCCTAAAAGGAGGTGATCCAGCCACACCTTCCGGTACGGCTACCTTGTTACGACTTCACCCCAGTCATCAGCCCTGCCTTCGGCATCCTCCTCCTTTCGGTTGGAGTAACGACTTCGGGCGTGGCCAACTCCCATGGTGTGACGGGCGGTGTGTACAAGGCCCGGGAACGTATTCACCGCAGTATGCTGACCTGCGATTACTAGCGATTCCTCCTTCATGCAGGCGAGTTGCAGCCTGCAATCTGAACTGAGCCTCGGTTTACGGGATTAGCTTGCACTCGCGTACTTGCAACCCTCTGTCCGAAGCATTGTAGTACGTGTGTAGCCCAGGACGTAAGGGGCATGCTGACTTGACGTCATCCCCACCTTCCTCCGGTTTGTCACCGGCAGTCTCTCCAGAGTGCCCAACTCAATGATGGCAACTAGAAACGAGGGTTGCGCTCGTTGCGGGACTTAACCCAACATCTCACGACACGAGCTGACGACAGCCATGCACCACCTGTGTTCGCGCTCCCGAAGGCACTCCCCCCTTTCAGGGGATTCGCGACATGTCAAGCCCTGGTAAGGTTCTTCGCGTTGCATCGAATTAAACCACATACTCCACCGCTTGTGCGGGCCCCCGTCAATTCCTTTGAGTTTCACACTTGCGTGCGTACTCCCCAGGCGGGATACTTAACGCGTTAGCTACGGCACTGCCCGGGTCGATACGGGCAACACCTAGTATCCATCGTTTACAGCTAGGACTACAGGGGTATCTAATCCCTTTCGCTCCCTAGCTTTCGTCCCTCAGTGTCAGTTCCGGCCCAGTTACGCGCTTTCGCCGCTGGTGTTCTTCCCAATATCTACGCATTTCACCGCTACACTGGGAATTCCCGTAACCCCTACCAGACTCTAGTCTCACAGTTTCCACTGCCGGTATGGAGTTAAGCCCCACGCTTTGACAGCAGACTTGTAAAACCACCTGCGGACGCTTTACGCCCAATAAATCCGGATAACGCTTGCATCCTCCGTATTACCGCGGCTGCTGGCACGGAGTTAGCCGATGCTGATTCATTCGGTACCGTCAGATCTTCTTCCCGAATAAAAGAGGTTTACAACCCAAGAGCCTTCCTCCCTCACGCGGTATTGCTCCGTCAGGCTTTCGCCCATTGCGGAAAATTCCCCACTGCTGCCTCCCGTAGGAGTCTGGGCCGTGTCTCAGTCCCAGTGTGGCTGATCATCCTCTCAGACCAGCTACTGATCGTCGCCTTGGTGAGCCCTTACCTCACCAACTAGCTAATCAGCCGCGAGCTCTTCTTCAGGCAGCAAGCCTTTCACCTCTCGGCACATTGGGTATTAGCGACCGTTTCCAGTCGTTGTCCCCAACCTGAAGGTAGATTCTCACGTGTTACTCACCCGTCCGCCACTAAGTCCCGAAGGACTCCGTTCGACTTGCATGTGTTAAGCATACCGCCAGCGTTCATCCTGAGCCAGGATCAAACTCTCCATGATGTCTCATTTATGAGTCTTTGGCTCCAGAAATTCTCATTTCCGGTTCTCTACTATCCGCTCTAGAAGTTACCCCCTAAAGCTTCTCTTTACCTTGACGAGTATTAGATGCTATTCTGGCTTCCAAACTATTCTGTTTTCTAGGTTCGGGCGGCTCCGGTTCCCTCGCTTTCGCTTGGCTTCCCTCACCGCGCTTATCTAATGTAGCGAAACTACCCCACACTGTCAAGCATTTCCCTCAATTTCCTCCCCACTCGATCCCTTCAATACCTCAAACCCCTCTCACATAACCACCCTGGCTCACACCCATCACCACCACCACAAAACTAACCTACCTGGAAAAATAAACATCCAGGGGGAAAAACACCCAAAAATAAACACAAAAAATTAAACACAAAAAATTAAACACAAAAAAATCCAGGGGGAAAAACCGGAATAACTACCACCCAAGGAAAAACTCCAAGATACTGCCTCGCAATAAATACCCCGGAATAAACTAATAAAACTAGTAAAACTAATAAAATAAGTCCGACCTAAATAATCTCAAAGGGAAAGGTTGTGAATTTTCAAAAGGTGATTGCTGCATTGCACCAGTTTTGGGGCGATCGGGGTTGCTTAATTGTTCAACCCTATGACACAGAGAAGGGGGCTGGGACTAAAAGCCCACATACCTTTTTAAGAGCGATCGGCCCAGAACCCTGGTCGGTGGCGTATGTGGAACCTTGTCGGCGTCCAGCAGATGGGCGTTATGGGGAGAATCCGAATCGGGTACAACACTATTATCAGTACCAGGTGCTAATTAAGCCGTCACCAAATAATATTCAGGAAATTTATTTGGATTCGCTGAGGGCATTGGGAATTCATCCAGAGGAGCACGATGTTCGGTTTGTGGAGGATAACTGGGAGGATGCAGCGGTAGGCGCGTGGGGTGTGGGATGGGAGGTGTGGCTGGACGGGATGGAGGTGACGCAGTTTACTTATTTTCAGCAGTGTGGAGGAATTGATTGCCGCCCAGTATCGATCGAGATTACCTATGGGCTTGAGCGCTTAACGATGTATCTACAGGGAGTCAACTCGATTTTTGACATTCAGTGGAATGATGAGTTGACTTATGGGGATGTTCATCTTCAGGGTGAGATAGAAGGTTCGAAGTATAACTTTGAAGCATCGAACCCAGAGTTGTTGTTTACTCTGTTCAAGTTGTATGAACAGGAGGCGCAACGGCTGATGGAGAAGGAGTTAGTATTGCCTGCCTTTGATCAAGTGCTGAAGTGCTCGCATACCTTTAACCTGTTGGATGCACGGGGCGTAATTTCGGTGACAGAGCGGACACGTTACATTGGCAGGATTCGGGCCATGGCACGTCAAGTTGCGCAGCTTTACTTAAAGCAGCGGGAAGTGTTAGGGTTTCCGCTGTTAAGACCTGAGGAAACGAAGGCTGCTTGATTTAGTTGAATAACGGTATGAATGATCACCTGTGAATGTGACCGATTTATTAATCAAATGAATTCTCGCTCTACAACATGAATTTGGATACTTCAGTCCCCTAAGAAGTTACTTAATACCAATTTTGTATGAAGCTGTACGAACCAAGAAGCCTGGAAAATCTCCCTGATCAGGCTTTCAGATTCAGTTCTATGCAACTTCACAATCAATTGGTATAGGTATTGTTGAACTTTAGCAGTCCTTAATCAGTTGTGGGTGAGATTTAATCGATTATGAATCAGCTATTAGCTATTGCAGTTCTAAATCAATTGTGAGATGGAGAGGCTTTGCGAGAAAGGATTTCATCGGAATCCTTTCTCGCAATCCCAATAGGGACGCTATATTAGCTTTTCGCTGATAGCTGATGCTGAGAGTTACTAGCTAGTCCTGTGAAATCGGCAATGGACTCTGGCGCAAAGATTGTTTGCTCCAGGATTGGCTTGTGAACAGATGCTGAGGGACATTCGGTCAGACTAATACAAGTTACTTTTTCGCCTTCTCTTCGCG from Kovacikia minuta CCNUW1 carries:
- the glyQ gene encoding glycine--tRNA ligase subunit alpha yields the protein MNFQKVIAALHQFWGDRGCLIVQPYDTEKGAGTKSPHTFLRAIGPEPWSVAYVEPCRRPADGRYGENPNRVQHYYQYQVLIKPSPNNIQEIYLDSLRALGIHPEEHDVRFVEDNWEDAAVGAWGVGWEVWLDGMEVTQFTYFQQCGGIDCRPVSIEITYGLERLTMYLQGVNSIFDIQWNDELTYGDVHLQGEIEGSKYNFEASNPELLFTLFKLYEQEAQRLMEKELVLPAFDQVLKCSHTFNLLDARGVISVTERTRYIGRIRAMARQVAQLYLKQREVLGFPLLRPEETKAA